The following are encoded together in the Lactuca sativa cultivar Salinas chromosome 1, Lsat_Salinas_v11, whole genome shotgun sequence genome:
- the LOC111891905 gene encoding uncharacterized protein LOC111891905, with product MNMDRETSLDSIPLSSGVDEQYDDSALEGVAANVKLLLKLVQDHKDACQTHKHDGRRMLRVAGMMTILDMVRTRIQKCQSFGADRSELRRCNSDMRTSIVENDKRSTESHVVDDKEKLKRQLSASSAARKSLEAMCSSLGKEKEIMMGELARKAHELAEMEDHIEDLKAQNDSLLERVKDCAEVHEPGVKEPQETSSVYEHNKALKDQLMRSLNGYRNMKKNLTEVREENLLMQSKIEEMAIKVGASLEKIRRYRQNHNENNEELSDIEEGILELEHISKCFDIGDRKKGKRSECGHVNKKNSVPKPIRASERRGVL from the exons ATGAATATGGATCGAGAAACATCGCTGGATTCAATTCCTTTGTCATCAGGAGTCGATGAACAATACGATGATTCGGCTTTAGAAG GTGTCGCTGCAAATGTTAAGTTGTTGCTAAAATTGGTTCAAGATCATAAGGATGCTTGCCAAACCCATAAACATGATGGTCGAAGGATGCTGAGGGTGGCTGGGATGATGACCATCCTTGACATGGTCCGAACCCGTATTCAAAAATGTCAATCCTTCGGGGCTGATCGATCCGAGTTAAGACGTTGCAATAGCGATATGCGAACTAGTATTGTCGAAAACGACAAGCGATCAACCGAATCACATGTGGTTGATGACAAAGAGAAACTTAAGAGACAGTTGAGTGCCAGCTCAGCAGCTCGTAAAAGTCTGGAGGCCATGTGTTCAAGTTtgggaaaagaaaaagaaatcatGATGGGTGAGTTAGCCCGAAAAGCCCATGAATTAGCCGAAATGGAGGATCATATCGAAGATCTAAAAGCTCAAAACGATTCGTTGTTGGAAAGGGTTAAAGATTGTGCGGAGGTCCATGAGCCTGGAGTGAAAGAACCTCAAGAAACATCCTCGGTTTATGAGCATAACAAGGCCCTTAAAGACCAACTTATGAGATCGCTTAATGGGTATAGAAATATGAAAAAGAACCTCACGGAAGTCCGCGAGGAGAATCTTTTAATGCAATCAAAGATCGAGGAAATGGCGATTAAAGTTGGTGCAAGCCTCGAGAAGATTAGAAGGTATAGACAAAATCATAATGAAAATAATGAAGAGCTTTCGGATATTGAAGAGGGGATTTTGGAACTTGAGCATATATCAAAGTGTTTTGATATTGGTGATAGAAAAAAAGGCAAGCGCAGTGAATGTGGTCATGTGAATAAGAAGAATAGTGTTCCGAAACCTATCCGAGCTTCAGAAAGACGAGGGGTACTTTAG